A stretch of Elusimicrobiota bacterium DNA encodes these proteins:
- a CDS encoding AAA family ATPase, with amino-acid sequence MSSDESQYRQISEAPTNPRGKGAAKGFDVGDLYQGPAAEGGPAPSAGMALDEKLRQAYFWVANHAIINPFYDIEYNDAPPAVITMGDGKSPVSLPTDQSYSSFVLLPLLNFAVRKRCLLVGGPGRGKTASAVLMGVLAGYPLKELRRAILHGQPQMTIADLLGNPLPSALVEAKSADQIQISWRKWLSMRIKIIDEYNRIPTRTQSALLTVMAENYAEMFDQTFECPEAAWYLTANDDAGGGTYQVIEALKDRIDVVVKALHFNSRFLKELLERIELNIRPEEVVPPEIIFTEKELDEAHRRILAVGVPAAVRRRLEFFVSWFEFMESAGQQLEYKTKDTLKLAGVDFRQAAATESGKDRLKDLGLQTQNGLSVRSLMTALVFAKAMAFFRGNGEVSLEDVRQIMPFVLHDKMTQNPDAPFFEQPGHGVFRSDKVGWIRRLFDLACAEYERLDLDRQDPVGDLAAQFESGLEGLKDKEVQARLARIVSLLEEWSRGRKFYGHMYDDVLQLKYLHQRYTNYLRWLRWKGG; translated from the coding sequence ATGAGCTCCGACGAAAGCCAATACCGACAGATTTCCGAAGCGCCCACCAACCCCCGGGGAAAAGGCGCGGCCAAGGGCTTTGACGTGGGGGACCTCTACCAAGGGCCCGCCGCCGAGGGCGGCCCCGCTCCATCCGCCGGCATGGCCCTGGACGAGAAACTGCGCCAGGCCTACTTTTGGGTGGCCAACCACGCCATCATCAACCCCTTCTACGACATCGAATACAACGACGCCCCCCCGGCGGTGATCACGATGGGGGACGGCAAATCCCCCGTGTCCCTGCCGACGGACCAGAGCTACTCCAGCTTCGTCCTCCTGCCCCTGTTGAACTTCGCCGTTCGCAAGCGCTGTCTGCTCGTGGGCGGGCCGGGCCGGGGCAAAACCGCCAGCGCGGTTTTGATGGGCGTTCTGGCGGGCTATCCGCTGAAAGAACTTCGCCGGGCCATCCTGCACGGCCAGCCCCAAATGACCATCGCGGACCTTCTGGGCAACCCTTTGCCCTCGGCTTTGGTCGAGGCCAAGAGCGCGGACCAAATCCAAATTTCCTGGCGGAAATGGCTGAGCATGCGGATCAAGATCATCGACGAATACAACCGCATCCCCACCCGGACCCAGTCGGCGCTTTTGACCGTCATGGCGGAGAACTACGCCGAGATGTTCGACCAGACCTTCGAGTGTCCCGAGGCCGCCTGGTACCTGACGGCCAACGACGACGCCGGGGGGGGAACCTATCAGGTGATCGAGGCGCTCAAGGACCGGATCGACGTGGTGGTCAAGGCGCTCCATTTCAACAGCCGGTTTTTGAAGGAACTGCTGGAGCGCATCGAGCTCAACATCCGGCCCGAGGAAGTGGTGCCGCCGGAGATCATCTTCACCGAAAAGGAACTGGACGAGGCCCACCGGCGCATTTTGGCCGTGGGGGTGCCCGCGGCGGTGCGCCGGCGGCTGGAGTTCTTCGTCAGCTGGTTTGAATTCATGGAATCCGCCGGGCAACAGTTGGAATACAAAACCAAAGACACGCTCAAACTGGCGGGCGTGGATTTCCGCCAGGCGGCGGCCACGGAGTCCGGCAAGGACCGGCTGAAGGACCTGGGCCTTCAAACCCAAAACGGGTTGTCGGTGCGGTCCCTCATGACGGCGCTGGTCTTCGCCAAGGCCATGGCTTTTTTCCGGGGGAACGGCGAGGTGTCCCTGGAGGACGTGCGCCAGATCATGCCCTTCGTGCTCCACGACAAAATGACCCAGAACCCCGACGCGCCCTTCTTTGAACAGCCGGGCCACGGCGTGTTTCGAAGCGATAAGGTGGGGTGGATCCGCCGCCTCTTCGACCTGGCCTGCGCCGAGTACGAACGGCTGGACCTGGACCGCCAGGACCCCGTGGGGGACCTGGCCGCCCAGTTCGAGTCCGGCCTCGAGGGCTTGAAGGATAAGGAAGTCCAGGCCCGCCTGGCGCGCATCGTATCGCTCCTGGAAGAATGGTCCCGGGGCCGCAAATTTTACGGGCACATGTATGACGACGTGCTTCAGTTGAAATATCTTCACCAGCGCTACACCAACTATTTAAGATGGCTGCGTTGGAAGGGCGGTTAG
- a CDS encoding VWA domain-containing protein: MSTKLENLREAWAAAWPRALALWSPYARLREPRWCFSEKEAAEEGLTGSFAMIRLDDHGVVVNLKTVAALGLDDYALEVMGHEVGHHIYCPGDLSDQARIIARLRAALPTLEKHAGDLANIYADLLINNRLQREAGLRMADVYRVLSDPSSKPGPLWTLYMRIYELLWGLNRGELARGKISSALEGDAQWGARLFRAYAQDWVRGSGRFGALCFPYLLSDKSGELEKIMAQFHDTRHAAAGSGVPAGLSDLDPDEEGESAHPSEDPALGGVPRKKGTASTAQGGGDGQYREPFEYGQILKSMGLTLSDHDIAVAYYKERALPHLIPFPSRKAPVGKDPLPEGSDAWDTGESLSAIDWSETLMTSPRVIPGVTTRQRVYGTMEGTPPAPEPLDLDLYVDCSGSMPNPQTQLSYLTLAGTIVALSALRAGARVQATLWSGPGQFETTEGFVRDENRILRILTGYLGGSTAFPISLLGSTYRDRKPTDRPAHLLVISDDGVTTMFENDEWRRSGLKIAAEALARARGGGTWCLNLWGNNASGDHYDQAKKMGWKIFTVKDWADLVAFAKAFGRTHYEKAGRP; this comes from the coding sequence ATGTCGACTAAACTGGAAAACCTGCGGGAAGCCTGGGCCGCGGCCTGGCCCAGGGCCCTGGCCCTCTGGAGCCCCTACGCCCGGCTCAGGGAACCCCGGTGGTGCTTTTCCGAAAAGGAAGCGGCGGAGGAGGGACTCACGGGAAGTTTCGCCATGATCCGGTTGGACGATCACGGCGTCGTCGTCAATTTAAAAACCGTCGCGGCCCTGGGGTTGGACGATTACGCCCTGGAAGTCATGGGCCACGAAGTGGGGCACCACATCTATTGCCCCGGCGACCTGTCGGACCAGGCCCGCATCATCGCCCGCCTGCGGGCCGCCCTGCCCACCCTGGAAAAACACGCCGGGGACCTGGCGAACATCTACGCCGATCTCCTGATCAACAACCGACTCCAACGGGAGGCGGGCCTCCGCATGGCCGACGTCTACCGCGTCCTCTCCGACCCCTCCAGCAAACCCGGCCCTCTGTGGACCCTGTACATGCGGATCTACGAACTGCTCTGGGGGTTGAACCGGGGAGAATTGGCCCGGGGGAAAATAAGCTCCGCTTTGGAAGGCGATGCCCAATGGGGCGCGCGCCTCTTTCGGGCCTACGCCCAGGATTGGGTGCGGGGGAGCGGGCGTTTCGGCGCTCTCTGTTTTCCCTATCTGTTGAGCGACAAAAGCGGGGAGTTGGAAAAAATAATGGCCCAATTCCACGACACGCGCCACGCCGCGGCCGGGAGCGGCGTTCCCGCCGGACTCTCCGACCTGGACCCCGACGAGGAAGGGGAGTCCGCCCACCCTTCCGAGGACCCGGCCCTGGGGGGCGTTCCCCGGAAAAAGGGGACGGCCTCCACCGCCCAGGGCGGCGGAGACGGCCAGTACCGGGAGCCTTTCGAATACGGACAGATTTTAAAGTCCATGGGCCTGACCCTTTCGGACCACGACATCGCCGTGGCTTACTACAAGGAGCGGGCCCTGCCGCACCTGATTCCCTTCCCCTCCCGAAAGGCCCCCGTGGGGAAAGACCCCCTGCCCGAGGGCTCCGACGCCTGGGACACGGGGGAGTCCCTCTCCGCCATCGATTGGTCGGAAACGCTGATGACGAGCCCCCGGGTCATTCCCGGGGTCACCACCCGCCAGCGGGTCTACGGTACCATGGAGGGCACGCCGCCCGCGCCGGAGCCCCTGGACCTGGACCTCTACGTCGATTGCTCGGGCTCCATGCCGAACCCCCAGACCCAATTGTCCTATTTGACCCTGGCCGGGACCATCGTGGCGCTCTCGGCCCTGCGGGCCGGGGCCCGGGTGCAGGCGACGCTCTGGAGCGGCCCCGGACAGTTTGAAACCACCGAAGGGTTCGTCCGCGACGAGAACCGAATCCTTCGAATCTTGACGGGGTATTTGGGCGGGTCCACCGCCTTTCCCATTTCCCTCCTGGGGAGCACCTACCGGGATCGAAAACCCACGGACCGTCCCGCCCACCTCCTTGTCATTTCCGACGACGGGGTGACGACCATGTTCGAGAACGACGAGTGGCGGCGGTCGGGCCTGAAAATCGCGGCCGAAGCCCTGGCCCGGGCCCGGGGCGGCGGCACCTGGTGCTTGAATTTGTGGGGGAACAACGCCTCCGGCGATCATTACGACCAAGCGAAAAAAATGGGGTGGAAGATTTTTACCGTCAAGGATTGGGCCGATCTCGTGGCCTTTGCCAAGGCCTTCGGCCGGACCCATTACGAGAAGGCGGGCCGACCGTGA